From the genome of Salvia splendens isolate huo1 chromosome 7, SspV2, whole genome shotgun sequence:
gtacgtaccccatcacccttgttaattaaaatataatagttTACGTAAATATGAGTGTATTTCAGAGGCAATACCTCATTATAGCCaaacataaaatagaaaatgaaaatttatttacaaGGATAGAAATGTTGAAAAAACTACTATCATTATGATGAGCAGATCTCAATAAACTTGTAATCATTGACGGATCTACATAATATAAATCATTCAAAAATATACATTCAAATAAAATGTTGAAAATGTGGCTCCTACTAATgctattttttttgttctgGAGTTTGCTTATGGTCACGTGTCAATAAATATTCTCTAATTTTGAACGCATTTGTGAAAAGAACAGTTAATGCAAATGTGATTCGTACAACATGATCAGTTTCGAAGAGATTCATCTAAGccaaaataaagaaaatctTCCCAAGTTTAAAGAAAATGAAAGTAACAAGATTATAATAACTGTTTAGAATCAATCCACTCTATTTTAGTCTTCACTCAACTGCGTCTCCGCCGCATCTCCGCCGGCGGATTTGTTTTTGGAGCTCTTGTGTTCGTTCGCTTCGGACTTCTTCCGACGCGTTTTCTTGATGGCGTCGAGTGGATTGTTTTCTGTTGATCGGCGCCGCGACGGTTTTGTACCTTGCTCCTTTCCTTGGGATTTCTTTCCCTTGTGTGATCTCTTTGAATCTGTCAAAACCACAAACCATAtcattttcctttctttttattaattatctTTTCAAGGGTCTTCACAACTATCTTAAATTGAAAACTAACACTATGTCAACAACCTACGTTATAAATGTCAACAGAAGACATACGTATGTCAACTGCAGTTAGTTGACATACAAATGTCTATGTGTTGACATCCATATTGTAGGTTGCTGACATAGTTGTCAGTTATCAATTTAAGATAGTTATCAACGGATCATATCTCATATTCTCAATCCATCCAAATGCATCGTCCCTTTTTTATGgataaaatgaatttaaatttaaaggccgTGTCATGCAGAACTCGAACCTGAGGCCATAGGCATTAACCTTTATAATGCTTGACCAACTCACACATACGACAAATTGCATTCCTTTATACAAGGACAGTAGTTAGAGTTAGATAGAATCTAACCTTCTGAGACATCAGCATTGTCTTTATTGGGTTTGGAATCAGCAGAATTAGATTCATCATACCCCACATGAGAAACATGCTTTACATCTGTGGGAAGCCCAATCTGCATGTCTTCTTCCTTTTCGTTCTCATCATCTACACATACAAATTAAATTGCATTATTTTttccaattatatatatatataacacaATTTTATCTAATCGCAATTCTTACCAAATATTTGAGAAATGTATCTAAGCCCTTTAAAGAGGCCCTTCATCTTTGTTGACATCTTCCTTTATTTTGTGTTGTAGAAACGCCAATCATGGCACCAACTCAACCtaccatattttcttttttttttctacctacataaatatataaacaaattcTTAATTTCAGCACTAAAAACCACCCAAATCGATTTGTCTTTAACTTTTTTTCATGTAATGATCGAGAAGCAAATATTCAAGAATTTACAATTATGTTTTGGAGTTTTAAGCATGGAATGCTATTCTTGGTTTTTAATGCACGTTTGAAAACCAAGGAATTTTTGGGTTGGAACATGTGTTGGTTTTTAACTAGGATGCCGCTGAACCTATTCTTCTTCTCAACCTCTCACACCATTATTTCAATATTGAAGATACATTTTTAGTTTCTTTTTATTAATGTAGTCTCACACACCCGTGCAGTGCACGACCTGTTAATTTTCTGTTAGAACTAACTCGAATTTTGAGCTCGCatttatgaaatgaaaataatggATATAATTATATCTAGTTATAAACTCACAAATGTACTACCTTcatcccacaataggagtcttatttagttatgacacgggttttaagaaatgtaaagaaaagttgattgAATAAGTGAGTAGAATATTGgtctcatttatatatattagttttataataaaatgtgaatggaataagttggtggaatgtagggcctacttaccatttatggtaaaagtgaaatatgactcttattgtggacggatgaaaaataacaatatggagtaattattatacaaataaaaacgtatatatataatcaaataTGTTGCGAGACTACATTTTGCACACAAAGCACACATCATGTACAATACTTTTTGGTTTCTACCAAATAAAGATGAACGACAAATACATGTCGATTGCAATTTAATGGTTATTGAAAGAAAAACGGAACAAAATATTTATAGATGCGTTGGGGTATGATTGACTTGTCCAAATACAAGTTAGAATATCATAAATTACATGTTTCACTTTACTTAATAAATTTACTATTATAGACAATTTCATATTTCTGGTCTATAACTTTAAGgtttgataaataaaatacgGTTCACTTATTTGTTATACCCAActtcaattaaattaatcataaGCCCGATCCGTTTATTTTGTTAGTTTTGGTTGATATTGTTTCACCCACCTAAGCTCATTTTGTTAATGTTTTTAATTGGACCCTAATACTCACTCCAATTCTGATGAAAGTAAATTCAAGATGAATGATAGAGTAAAAGAAGTATTTAGTAGAAGAAGATGAACACTCCCTTCTGTTTTGAGAAACTGAATGAAAAACTCTTATTGACTTAGTGAATGAGGTTTACAACTTGAATCACACACTTAATGAGCTAATAATCAAACTATTTATACTACAGATCAAGTGAAGGAGATATTTCACAAGATCTTGTTGAGTTGGTTGAAACCGCCTCCAACGGCTAGCTTCAAACTCCTTGCATCTTGATCTGCTGCTCCGCAGCTCCACCCTACGTCTGCATTCATTGTTGCCATGACCAGCCATCAATGttaacaatctccaccttggctgCTGATACGAGACATTGCCATATCTTCccatatcttccatatcttttatttagctatctttttgattcatagtatcttttccatatctttgttttcttattcaataagttagggtagtggtattctagtattataaataggagatgatgttattattttaatcattcaatgaatatatgatTTTGGCCAAGTCCCTTGCATAATACGTTGAATCCTTAATCCCTACGCCACCTGCTGCCCGACAGAATCTCACCCGCACAGCCGcgacgtatatctgatctgcagtcgctgcccgacgggttggaacccgcgcacagccacCCAGATTCGTCCTCCGCCAACCCTCACAGGCGCCAGATTTATCTCTTCATAGTCGTTCTTCGTTCTACCGAacgttagggatttaggtccttaacaactagtgctttcattgagagctgacctgaccctcccaccatctcgaaccgaagctacaccgctgcccgagGGGAaccattccgcgcacagcaactgctttgttatcgagtcccgcctgtccgccgaacaactctacttctgcaacgcccgacgggaaggattctCGTGTGCCGCATTgaagtcagacgatcatcatcCCCCACAACCACGCCTCAATCCATCAGCATGTCATACGCATACGCCGACCACCACCATATGTCACGCAGCTACACCGAAGTTGGGCGCCGTGCAAAATACCACCGGGATACGCCACCGCCTCACCGAATGGAGTCGGTCCAGATCCGCCACCCTACCTGTTGGGATCCTCCCGGTAACCGATCACTCCAGGATTTCGATCCCTATGACCCTCCCCCGATGCGGCAGCCCTCCtattgggaaccaccgcctcacCGGGCATCGCAAGGATACTCGGAATATGAACAGCCACCGCCGCGTCCACCTATTTGCTGGGATCCGCCCAGACATCGAACCAATCGACGCTGTCCTCCACTGCCCGTGCGTCGTTCTACCTGCGGGGAACAACCATCCTGTTTGGAACCTGACAAGTCACATCCCTATCAGCCTGATAGAAACCCGTACATGAGCCACCAGCCCCAGCGCCACCATCTGCCATCATACCAGCCGCCACACAATACCAATATGGAGCGTTATGAACAATTGATCGACCTATTGGATGACGCTACCTCCAGGTTGGAATCACGTTTTGAAGAAATTGATCGATGTTTGACAAAATTACAGGCGTCAAGAGCAGCATATAGACCACCGCCCAGGCGTCGTCCAACCTGCTGGGATCCGCCATTCCGAACGCAAGGTCATCGTGTTGAAGAGATTCGCACTCCTCCGCTGCCGGAGCCACCGACACAGTACACGCCTTTACCGTTTCAACAACCGACGCTTGTGCACACCCGCACGCCTACTTGTTGGGACACTCCCCACCAGCGCCAATCACGGGGAAGTGTGACCCATGAACAGCCCTACGGTGTGCCCCCTTATGAATAGCCGTCGCCAACACCGCGATAATATTCTTGTTGGGACCCTTCAGGACAACACACAACAGAAGCCGTTGATTCCCAACACGTCTTATATTCTGTTGAGGCAGCTGTTTCTGGAGGAAAACGAACCACTTCGCCTGGTATTAGGCCATATTTGACGTCGTATGGGGAGACGGGTGTTAATAAGGAAGTGGATCACAAAAGACTGCCCATTACATGTTCGAAGATTGATCACGCAGATGTAAATGACATTAGAGCAACAACAAATGAGCCAGTAGATGAGGTGGCTAGAACTCTCTTCTTTGGGGAGACTCTTGGAGCTGAGCCCAAAGCAATCGAGTCGTTGGATTTAAACCTTGCACCCAGTGACCAATTAAACGAGTTGCTAGGCCTACCACGTGCGAGACTCGAGATAGAGGACGAGCCTTTCAATGATGAGGAAAATTATGACCATTCTGCTGTCCTGCAGCAACCTTCGTTGCCTGCTGCTATCTCATGCTCAATGACAAGGATTGGGATGAGAATTGGATTTGCCGTGGGAAGTGTATTGTTGGGAAAATTTTCCAAGCATTCACTTTATGTTGATAAAAGGAAATTTACGTGTGATTCGGTAGTTGATGACAATGGATCTGCATTGGCTCGAATACAACGACCGTGCACATTTACATTTGATCCCGGAGGAGATAAATAGCCAAAGCTTATTCTTTCAACTCttcgttgcttcgtggttcacaccttgaggacaaggtggattttaaccgtgagggagttgatacgagacaTTGCCATATCTTCccatatcttccatatcttttatttagttatcttttttattcatagtatcttttccatatctttgttttcttattcaataagttagggtagtagtattctagtattataaataggagaggatgttatcattttaattattcaatgaatatatgatTTTGGCCAAGTCCCTTGCATAATACGTTGAATCCTTAATCCCTACGCCACCTGCTGCCCGACAGAATCTCACCCGCACAGCCGcgacgtatatctgatctgcagtcgctgcccgacgggttggaacccgcggACAGCCACCCAGATTCGTCCTCCACCAACCCTCACAGGCGCCAGATTTATCTCTTCATAGTTGTTCTTCGTTCTACCGAacgttagggatttaggtccttaacaactagtgctttcattgagagctgaccctcccaccatctcgaaccgaagctacaccgctgcccgagGGGAaccattccgcgcacagcaactgctttgttatcgagtcccgcctgtccgccgaacaactctacttctgcaacgcccgacgggaaggattctCGTGTGCCGCATTgaagtcagacgatcatcatcCCCCACAACCACGCCTCAATCCATCAGCATGTCATACGCATACGCCGACCACCACCATATGTCACGCAGCTACACCGAAGTTGGGCGCCGTGCAAAATACCACCGGGATACGCCACCGCCTCACCGAATGGAGTCGGTCCAGATCCGCCACCCTACCTGTTGGGATCCTCCCGGTAACCGATCACTCCAGGATTTCGATCCCTATGACCCTCCCCCGATGCGGCAGCCCTCCtattgggaaccaccgcctcacCGGGCATCGCAAGGATACTCGGAATATGATCAGCCACCGCCGCGTCCACCTATTTGCTGGGATCCGCCCAGACATCGAACCAATCGACGCTGTCCTCCCCTGCCCGTGCGTCGTTCTACCTGCGGGGAACAACCATCCTGTTTGGAACCTGACAAGTCACATCCCTATCAGCCTGATAGAAACCCGTACATGAGCCGCCAGCCCCAGCGCCACCATCTGCCATCATACCAGCCACCACACAATACCAATATGGAGCGTTATGAACAATTGATCGACCTATTGGATGACGCTACCTCCAGGTTGGAATCACGTTTTGAAGAAATTGATCGATGTTTGACAAAATTACAGGCGTCAAGAGCAGCATATAGACCACCGCCCAGGCGTCGTCCAACCTGCTGGGATCCGCCATTCCGAACGCAAGGTCATCGTGTTGAAGAGATTCGCACTCCTCCGCTGCCAGAGCCACCGACACAGTACACGCCTTTACCGTTTCAACAACCAACGCTTGTGCACACCCGTACGCCTACTTGTTGGGACACTCCCCACCAGCGCCAATCACGGGGAAGTGTGACCCATGAACAGCCCTACGGTGTGCCCCCTTATGAATAGCCGTCGCCAACACCGTGACAATATTCTTGTTGGGACCCTTCAGGACAACACACAACAGAAGCCGTTGATTCCCAACACGTCTTATATTCTGTTGAGGCAGCTGTTTCTGGAGGAAAACGAACCACTTCGCCTGGTATTAGGCCATATTTGACGTCGTATGGGGAGACGGGTGTTAATAAGGAAGTGGATCACAAAAGACTGCCCATTACATGTTCGAAGATTGATCACGCAGATGTAAATGACATTAGAGCAACAACAAATGAGCCAGTAGATGAGGTGGCTAGAACTCTCTTCTTTGGGGAGACTCTTGGAGCTGAGCCCAAAGCAATCGAGTCGTTGGATTTAAACCTTGCACCCAGTGACCAATTAAACGAGTTGCCAGGCCTACCACGTGCGAGACTCGAGATAGAGGACGAGCCTTTCAATGAGGAGGAAAATTATGACCATTCTGCTGTCCTGCAGCAACCTTCGTTGCCTGCTGCTATCTCATGCTCAATGACAAGGATTGGGATGAGAATTGGATTTGCCGTGGGAAGTGTATTGTTGGGAAAATTTTCCAAGCATTCACTTTATGTTGATAAAAGGAAATTTACGTGTGATTCGGTAGTTGATGAAAATGGATCTGCATTGGCTCGAATACAACGACCGTGCACATTTACATTTGATCCCGGAGGAGATAAATCGCCAAAGCTTATTCTTTCAACTCttcgttgcttcgtggttcacaccttgaggacaaggtggattttaaccgtgggggagttgatacgagacaTTGCCATATCTTCccatatcttccatatcttttatttagttatcttttttattcatagtatcttttccatatctttgttttcttattcaataagttagggtagtagtattctagtattataaataggagaggatgttatcattttaatcattcaatgaatatatgatTTTGGCCAAGTCCCTTGCATAATACGTTGAATCCTTAATCCCTACGccacctgctgcccgacggaatctCACCGCGCATAGCCGGGACGTATATCTAATCTGCAGtcgctgcccgacgggttggaacccgcgcacagccacCCAGATTCGtcctccgccgaccctcacgggtGCCAGATTTATCTCTTCATAGTTGTTCTTCGTTCTACCGAacgttagggatttaggtccttaacagcTGCTCACGGCATCACTTCAAAATTTCATATCATGTAAACCTACAAGTCTGCAGCTATATTCGAACTTTTCTTTGCCCAACGGTTTTGTGAGCATTTCTGCAGGGTTATGGGCCATGTCTATCTTGATCACATTAACCCTACCACTTTCAActtcatctctaatgaaatgtaGCCTGACGTCGATGTGCTTGCTACGCTCATGAAACATCTGATGCCTACCCAAGCAAATCGCCCCATTGTTGTCACAATGAACAACCACACTTTTCTGATCTATCCCGAAATCAGAGATCAATCCAAGCAACCATTTACTCTCTTTCACGGCTGAAGTGAGAACCATAAACTCGGCCTTCGTTGTAGACAAAGCCACTACACTTTGCAAGCTTAATTTCCAGCAAACAGCCGAATCAAACAAAGTAAAGATATATCCTGTCTGGGACCTTGTAGTGTCAATCATGGCTGCATAATCCGAGTCACAAAACCCAACTAGAGGTTCCCTTTTATCTCCATCTTCTGCAGTAAACAAAATTCTAAGATTATGTGCTCCATTTAgatacctcaatatccacttcaAAGCACTCCAGTGCTGTCTCCCATAATCAACCATGTATCTGCTTGTAGAACTTATAGCATGAGAAATGTCTGGCCTTGTGCAAATCATCATGTACATCATACTTCCAACTATATTGGAATAGGGAATCAGCGGCATCTCTTTCTTCTCCACCTCATTTTTTGCGTTCTGGtcttttgtaaattttaagtgaACTGCCAGAGGAGTAGCTGTGCTcttcatgtttatttttttagtcaCCAAACTTGTAGAATCTAATTCATTTCAAAACATGTTCAAAATCCCAATAAAAGAAATCTTTCACCAACTGTTTACAAAAAACTTTTGGGCTAACATACTCACAGGTCTTGCACACTCAAACCGGGTGGAAGGGACTGCTTCAATTTCTCAGCCTTCTCGAGATCAAACACGCAAAGGGTGTATAGGTACTTTGAGCACCTAACCTTGAACTTAACCACTTCTTTACTCCTCTTGATCCTCACGGAACGTGCATCCGGCCTTCTAGCTGTCAGAAGAAAATCCTTTATCTCATGAATCTGCTTCGGCATTTTGGCAGATGAAAATTACAAAACCGACGAGGTAACCAAAATCCTTTAGCTGAGCTCTTCATGTTATCAGCTTTGAACTTATTCAGTTTGAAATAGCCACAACTCCCCTTTGCTTCTATCTCTGACTATATCCATGCCTAGTAATCTTTTAGCAGCaccaagatctttcatttcaaagctAGCTCTGAGCTGTTGCTTGATCTTCCTGAtctcaacatatcatctacgtACAATAGAAGATATATAGGCTCCTTGTTATTCTGCTTCTTCATAAAAACGCAGCTATCATACAATGATCTACAGAATCCAAGCTTTGAGAGATTCTCACCAAACTTCAAGTACCACTGTCTACTGCTTTGTTTGAGACCATACAAGCTCTTTTTGAGCATGCAACTTTTCCTTCTGATCCAGGAACTTCAAAGCCCTGGGGCTGAGCCATATAAATTGTCTCTTCCAAGTCTCCATTcaagaaggctgtcttgacatcAAGCTGCTCCAATTCCTAATCTTTCTTTGctgctgataaggctaatttcatgcataggtctagggctttaattcgtgaaatttctgggtctaacacacgttttaagccaggtgtgtgaagattttcgccaggtccagcaaaggagggagacagttgcgtggacctaggaagaaggcggaagagtggacattatgcggaaaattgctcgacgggggaagcctcggagttgaagggtagaatagagatttctacgaagactctagaaggttatgtccgcgtctataaaagggagaagcatgcacgctggagggatcttctcggttggagacctcgagaacagcttgtagcttagttcattttttcacacacttgggttctttcgtggggagattcagggcgtACTTGGGGTTCACCTCTAGTTTTCATACATTTCAATCTGgtcgtaacaccgtccttctttagggcaaaaaaacaatttattttccattttcgtttctgctgaattcgccgagcttcgctgttcgaagctcggacctctttgttttctggatatttctctgtTTTTATGCAAGTTTTGTTTTAGCTTATGCTGATTGTATTGATCTTtgtttgttgattatgtttacttgaattctgagttggattgttggagttggttgttttcgaggttgttttttggattattgcaggttcgtggttggatctgggagaatggagtttgtttgtggatgaatcggatTTTTAACTTGCTGATGTTGTAAggctgtctgtgattgttgggattTGGAGTTGATCTGAGCAGATCTgtaagaatcggagttatggagttgattttgctgGGTGTtaagttcggatggcttggatccggagtggattaagcattcgacgtgaatctgagccgtgttgatttaattttatgcctagcctacgtgttttcatttcatttcgcctagtttatgtagatctgacgtacgtccgattcgtagcaagtttccggcgtccctatttctatattctgttcgaatctaggagtatgctctgttttcttcatttacgcgtctgagttggttaggaaattgcatgagtttgttagttgcagcttttttcgtacttaccttatttgaatgtcatggtccccactttttaattctctctGCGTAGTAatatttagtcagtcatttacacggtctagtgaGTAATTGTTTCTTTCGGCGTTAATGTCTGATTTTATAAgtgttctgtgtcctaggtctagcatttaatttccgtgcctaggtctagtggtagtttaaacctcaacccttttgcgtggcagcagccgcttgtttccagagtctctaagcactacttcacgactccatcttcgtgggatcgaccccacttccctatactaatccatagtattcgggttgagggatttaatttttgaaggggattcgagtgtgtccaacgacaaaaacactctgtgttccttgagttcctggacctagtgatccaacggatttaagaagcgcggtgtcttgaccaagcacttgcatagttttccctgtaagcacacgaaGACACGATCCGACTCGTCCACACTTCaaatggcaccgttgccgggAATGGagggcgtgcttagtgttagtgttcagagtctgtggtgtaaataatttttacttgttttctttctcttttgtttttagtttatgagtagaggctcaggatctacctactggagcaactcgtctgggaggaagcacggccagtttaattggcgggttaaggacacagcctctactgtgaccaccagatcagggttcaccacaggagatccgtttccgagtgaattcactagcgacgaatcttggacgtcgtcaggacgcgaagatccagagtcCCCATCTGAATCAGAAAccgagtcagaaacaggggaagaagaggaagtagtcatgacgcaggtagtagatccagatccagagatcggctctctcactgcacacttagatggagagccagcacaagccatagtgatgaatccacgccagagaactattgagatcaagacaaacgtgctcggcatcttgccgacgttctctgggcgtagaaatgagtttccgtatgagttcttaaatgaattcagtaagttgtgtggtattcaaaagaggccaaatgatgcaacagaggaggattatcgcctacgtacgattccgtttaccttgaagggggaagctaacacgtggttattaaggtagcccccggattctatccgcacatggagggatttcaaattggagttcctagattatttcttcccatccaacaagacgaatgcactgaagaaagaaatattagagtgtaagcaggattacgacgaatccttgagtcagtattggtcgagatttaaggggttgttggatgcatgcccgaaccaccgaatgatagaggcaaagacctactctctgttttacgaaggagcgactcctgagtcaaaggacttaatgaattcctcgagtggggggaatttcacaagaaagaggggaagtgaagcaagggaAATCCTGGGAAAGTTGATCGAcactaagaaggcgtacgataaccctaggaatgcagtaagaagagggtcggtgcatgccgtaagagagcgagaagatgataaagtggaggcaaggattgataggctcgagaaggctcttttgaacgcgattgagaagacgaatccactgacttcacaagggaaggagaaatctcctggtccaggagatagtcaaattcagcaatattacgggacccaggaaggagattatcaggcccaggtcagtgcaatgggtagttggaatcccgatgggagctggaatccaggaagacagagagatgcaccttgGAGGAATCAtccgaatttcagatggactgacaatgagcagaatcagccagcaccacaacaaagtcagcagtttgcacctcagcccgaaaggcaagataactggtca
Proteins encoded in this window:
- the LOC121810596 gene encoding CRIB domain-containing protein RIC1-like; this translates as MSTKMKGLFKGLRYISQIFDDENEKEEDMQIGLPTDVKHVSHVGYDESNSADSKPNKDNADVSEDSKRSHKGKKSQGKEQGTKPSRRRSTENNPLDAIKKTRRKKSEANEHKSSKNKSAGGDAAETQLSED